In one window of Mycobacteriales bacterium DNA:
- a CDS encoding DUF1015 domain-containing protein, with protein MSIGSLQSGPGPEDPSPVGPASCSLPRPGGLVLSPFRALRYDPALSGGLAALTSPPYDVIDADGVAALEAVSEHNVVRLILPRDGTDARQDRYARAAATLRRWRADGILVPDPEPALYVYEQAAPDGHVQRGLLGALALTPPEDEIVLPHENTMAGPVSDRLALYTAADADLEPIFLVYDGGGAASRAVASVDDPGPGDTGPALLADAVLADGLRHRLWALSDRAALAAVADDLHPRRALIADGHHRYATYLRRQAARHEAGAGPGPWDFGLCLLVDATAFGPQVHPIHRYLPGVPAAELALRTAVGAAVRRLTGGLDEALATLAEAGTRGAAFLLSSGDGAELHLVTEPDPAQLAAAVPPGRSAAWAALDVSVLHAYLVTALWGLPDDIEHVGYEHSAEAALAAASRTGGTAVLLNPTPVEAVAAVAGAGERMPRKSTLFTPKPSTGLVIRDHRDA; from the coding sequence ATGAGCATCGGCAGCCTCCAGAGCGGGCCTGGGCCCGAGGACCCGTCACCTGTGGGTCCCGCGTCCTGCTCCCTTCCCCGTCCGGGCGGCCTGGTGCTCTCGCCCTTCCGGGCGCTGCGCTACGACCCGGCGCTCTCCGGCGGCCTGGCCGCACTGACCTCCCCGCCGTACGACGTGATCGACGCCGACGGGGTGGCCGCGCTCGAGGCAGTCAGCGAGCACAACGTCGTACGCCTCATCCTCCCACGCGACGGCACCGATGCCCGGCAGGACCGCTACGCGCGGGCCGCGGCGACGCTGCGGCGGTGGCGGGCGGACGGCATCCTGGTGCCCGATCCCGAGCCCGCGCTGTATGTGTACGAGCAGGCGGCCCCGGACGGCCACGTGCAGCGTGGGCTGCTCGGGGCACTCGCCCTCACTCCACCCGAGGACGAGATCGTCCTGCCGCACGAGAACACGATGGCCGGACCGGTCAGCGACCGGCTGGCGCTCTACACGGCGGCCGACGCCGACCTCGAGCCGATCTTCCTGGTGTACGACGGCGGCGGCGCGGCGAGCCGGGCCGTCGCGTCGGTGGACGACCCGGGCCCCGGCGACACCGGTCCGGCGCTGCTGGCGGACGCGGTCCTCGCCGACGGCCTGCGACACCGGCTGTGGGCGCTCAGTGACCGCGCGGCACTGGCCGCCGTCGCCGACGACCTGCACCCCCGCAGGGCGCTGATCGCCGACGGGCACCACCGCTACGCCACCTACCTGCGCCGCCAGGCGGCACGACACGAGGCCGGCGCCGGGCCCGGTCCGTGGGATTTCGGGCTGTGTCTGCTGGTGGACGCCACCGCGTTCGGCCCGCAGGTGCATCCCATCCATCGCTACCTCCCCGGGGTGCCGGCCGCCGAGCTCGCGCTCCGCACCGCCGTAGGCGCGGCCGTACGCCGGCTGACCGGCGGGCTGGACGAGGCGCTGGCGACCCTGGCCGAAGCCGGCACCCGCGGTGCGGCCTTCCTGCTCTCCTCCGGTGACGGCGCCGAGTTGCACCTGGTCACCGAACCCGACCCGGCGCAGCTCGCCGCGGCGGTGCCGCCCGGCCGCTCGGCCGCCTGGGCAGCGCTGGACGTCAGCGTGCTGCACGCCTACCTGGTGACCGCGCTGTGGGGCCTGCCCGACGACATCGAGCACGTCGGCTACGAGCACTCGGCCGAGGCGGCGCTCGCCGCCGCCTCCCGCACCGGTGGGACGGCCGTGCTGCTCAACCCGACGCCGGTCGAGGCGGTCGCCGCGGTTGCCGGAGCGGGCGAGCGGATGCCCCGCAAGTCGACGTTGTTCACGCCCAAGCCCAGCACCGGCCTGGTCATCCGCGACCACCGAGACGCCTGA